Proteins encoded together in one Catellatospora citrea window:
- the eccB gene encoding type VII secretion protein EccB, translating to MQTKRDQLQAHNFVVGRLRSALLTGEPDALETPTRRFSVGAFAGLIIGALIVAGCGAYGFFFPGGSTSWREPGTIVVEKETGTAYVYDSTAGVLRPVRNRASALLLTGPDSVVRSVSVKSLEGVPHGLPVGITGAPDSLPATARLSRDPWLVCATSAPEVTGQSRPTVLLAIGAPADLAATPVDRAMLVAIPDGTRYLIWANRRMRVADPAVSVALALDGVRPTPVADTWLNGFPAGPDLAPPSVAGVGAAGPPVDGKPTRIGQVLRVSGADDDSAGFRLVLADGLASLTPTMAELILADPRSRAAYDGSPRAVPVSSAGVVSAPVAARPIGDGGLPARPPLLLDPNELGDQVPCARATFGADASLTLVTARVGHLRAATPPPGAVDQRSATLVAVAAGAGVLVRPETAPGRPGSARWLITDVGVRYPMSDAAVTALGYGGVVAVDLPATLLALVPSGPVLDPVAAAAG from the coding sequence GTGCAGACCAAACGCGACCAGCTCCAGGCCCACAACTTCGTCGTCGGACGGCTGCGCTCGGCACTGCTGACCGGCGAGCCCGACGCGCTGGAGACCCCGACGCGCCGGTTCAGCGTCGGGGCTTTCGCCGGGCTGATCATCGGCGCGCTCATCGTGGCCGGCTGCGGGGCGTACGGCTTCTTCTTCCCCGGCGGCAGCACGTCCTGGCGCGAACCCGGCACCATCGTCGTCGAGAAGGAGACCGGCACCGCCTACGTCTACGACAGCACCGCCGGCGTGCTGCGCCCCGTGCGCAACCGCGCGTCCGCACTGCTGCTGACCGGGCCGGACTCCGTCGTGCGCTCGGTGTCGGTCAAGTCGCTGGAAGGCGTGCCGCACGGCCTGCCCGTGGGCATCACCGGAGCCCCCGACTCACTGCCCGCCACCGCGCGGCTCAGCCGTGACCCGTGGCTGGTCTGCGCCACCAGCGCGCCCGAGGTCACCGGCCAGTCCCGGCCGACGGTGCTGCTGGCCATCGGCGCCCCCGCCGACCTCGCCGCCACCCCGGTCGATCGCGCGATGCTGGTCGCGATCCCCGACGGCACCCGCTATCTCATCTGGGCAAACCGCCGCATGCGGGTGGCCGACCCGGCCGTCTCGGTCGCCCTGGCACTCGACGGCGTGCGACCGACCCCGGTGGCCGACACCTGGCTCAACGGCTTCCCCGCCGGGCCCGACCTGGCCCCGCCCTCGGTCGCCGGCGTCGGCGCCGCCGGACCGCCCGTGGACGGCAAGCCCACCCGGATCGGGCAGGTGCTGCGCGTGTCCGGCGCCGACGACGACAGCGCCGGCTTCCGGCTGGTGCTCGCCGACGGCCTGGCCTCGCTGACCCCGACGATGGCCGAACTGATCCTCGCCGACCCGCGCAGCCGCGCCGCCTACGACGGCAGCCCCCGGGCGGTGCCGGTCAGCTCCGCAGGCGTGGTGTCGGCCCCGGTCGCCGCCCGGCCGATCGGCGACGGCGGCCTGCCGGCCCGGCCCCCGCTGCTGCTGGACCCCAACGAACTGGGCGACCAGGTGCCCTGCGCGCGGGCCACGTTCGGCGCCGACGCGAGTCTGACCCTGGTGACCGCGCGGGTCGGGCACCTGCGGGCCGCCACACCACCGCCTGGTGCGGTGGACCAGCGCTCGGCGACCCTGGTCGCGGTCGCCGCCGGAGCGGGGGTGCTGGTGCGCCCGGAGACCGCGCCGGGCCGTCCGGGCAGCGCCCGCTGGCTGATCACCGACGTCGGCGTGCGCTACCCGATGAGCGACGCGGCGGTCACCGCGCTCGGGTACGGGGGTGTCGTGGCCGTGGACCTGCCCGCGACGCTGCTGGCACTCGTGCCGTCCGGGCCGGTGCTCGATCCGGTGGCGGCTGCGGCCGGGTGA
- the eccD gene encoding type VII secretion integral membrane protein EccD — translation MNVSTSAERCRLTIIGPHGSIDLAVPATLTLADVTPAIVDLLGEETAREMAGRGAVLQRLGGKPLDEEQTTTALGLRDGDVVYLNARDNPTPTYAHDDLIEGVAAGVRQRPGRWTTERARTTLRVAAAAALAAGLAAPLSPGAGWAHALAAAGMSAVLLLAAALAARALADRTAALVLGGSAVLYAAAAGLLAPALTGAATAAGQAPPQFAARLAAAVAMAAAVSVAVAVAVGDLRPMVFVVVATSAAVTAGALLAASGLLTPVAAAAVVTVLALLISPQLPSLAFRLGGLRLPDLPTTPDDITRDVEPVPDATLHERTVVVDRYVTAGHIAIALVAAAGLWLLADRAGWSPPTLAAAVCVLLLLRTRILTGAWARWALTAAAGWGLLLLALRLTGPAFQLYGLPATALVLGLGLLAAVRTPESRRPRPYWGRAAELFETTLAVALIPLLLAVLGVYGYVRGLAG, via the coding sequence GTGAACGTCAGCACCTCCGCAGAGCGATGCCGGCTCACGATCATCGGGCCGCACGGCAGCATCGACCTGGCCGTGCCCGCCACGCTGACGCTCGCGGACGTGACCCCGGCCATCGTGGACCTGCTCGGCGAGGAGACCGCCCGGGAGATGGCCGGCCGGGGCGCCGTACTGCAGAGACTCGGCGGCAAACCCCTGGACGAGGAGCAGACCACCACCGCCCTCGGGCTGCGCGACGGCGACGTCGTCTACCTCAACGCCCGCGACAACCCCACCCCGACCTACGCCCACGACGACCTCATCGAGGGCGTGGCCGCCGGCGTCCGACAGCGCCCCGGCCGGTGGACCACCGAACGCGCCCGAACCACCCTGCGCGTGGCGGCCGCCGCCGCCCTCGCCGCGGGACTGGCCGCGCCGCTGTCACCGGGGGCCGGCTGGGCGCACGCGCTCGCCGCCGCGGGCATGTCCGCCGTACTGCTGCTGGCCGCCGCCCTGGCCGCCCGCGCGCTCGCCGACCGGACCGCCGCGCTCGTGCTGGGCGGCAGCGCCGTCCTCTACGCCGCCGCGGCCGGCCTGCTGGCACCCGCCCTGACCGGTGCCGCCACCGCCGCCGGGCAGGCACCGCCCCAGTTCGCCGCCCGCCTGGCCGCCGCCGTCGCCATGGCCGCCGCGGTGAGCGTCGCCGTCGCCGTGGCCGTCGGCGACCTGCGCCCCATGGTGTTCGTTGTGGTGGCCACCAGCGCGGCGGTGACCGCGGGCGCGCTGCTGGCCGCCAGCGGCCTGCTGACACCCGTGGCCGCCGCGGCCGTGGTCACCGTGCTCGCGCTGCTGATCAGCCCGCAGTTGCCCTCGCTGGCCTTCCGGCTGGGCGGGCTGCGGCTGCCCGACCTGCCCACCACCCCCGACGACATCACCCGCGACGTGGAGCCCGTGCCCGACGCGACCCTGCACGAGCGCACCGTCGTCGTCGACCGCTACGTGACCGCCGGGCACATCGCCATCGCGCTGGTCGCCGCCGCCGGGCTGTGGCTGCTCGCGGACCGGGCGGGCTGGTCGCCGCCGACCCTGGCCGCGGCGGTGTGCGTGCTGCTCCTGCTGCGCACCCGCATCCTCACCGGGGCCTGGGCCCGCTGGGCGCTGACCGCCGCCGCCGGCTGGGGCCTGCTGCTGCTGGCCCTGCGGCTGACCGGGCCGGCGTTCCAGCTGTACGGCCTGCCCGCGACCGCGCTCGTGCTCGGACTCGGCCTGCTGGCCGCGGTACGCACCCCGGAGAGCCGACGGCCGCGACCGTACTGGGGCCGCGCCGCCGAGCTGTTCGAGACCACCCTCGCCGTCGCGCTGATCCCGCTGCTGCTGGCAGTGCTCGGGGTGTACGGCTACGTCCGGGGCCTGGCCGGCTGA
- the eccCa gene encoding type VII secretion protein EccCa, giving the protein MTTVIFRRPVRQPGPPLPRGEMILQEPPTLPELSGVDMSSMLTYLPMALGTGAMALIFIQPGSSSLTYVAGGLMGVSGLGMLVSQLGRGGGERKQRLRGERRDYLRYLGQMRRQVRQLSEKQAAALFWNHPDPEVLWSLAGNRRMWERRPTGGDFAEIRLGLGSQRLTVTLTPPQTKPVEDLEPLSARALRRFLQAHWTVPGTPIAVQLRGFARVLVQSTDEPAVPQEERPGALRPPSGEPGLDLVRAMLGQLVTFHSPDDLRIVVCAPVERHARWDWVKWLPHAQHPGQSDGAGAARQVAESFADLERLLGPTFADRPRFDDPALPSREEPYTVIVVDGVPIPPTSRFAMSSVRNCTMIDLGDSLRWAVDPVTLRLLVRPDVIEMIGADPQGRDSATALSTPDRLGADHARVLSRRLSPYRLGSSAETVDSLTVDLDLTVLLGLGDAESFDPAAARTGRSRWDHMRVPIGISANGTPVELDLKEAAQGGMGPHGMIIGATGSGKSELLRTLVLALAVTHSSEVLNVILVDFKGGATFLGLETLPHTSALITNLADELPLVDRMQEALQGELVRRQELLRQAGHSSLRDYEKARAGGAPLAPLPTLLVVVDEFSELLATKREFLDTFVMIGRLGRSLGVHLLLASQRLDEGRIHQLESHLSYRIGLRTFSAGESRSVIGVPDAYTLPTAPGNGYLRIDTNTLVRFKAAYVSAPLKRAERQQRQERARLDLTRYVVGHVPMPEHATAPAAPVETADGEDAQASGPRLLDVIAGRLLGHGPQAHQVWLPPLQEPPTLDQLLPPVRITAERGLGVVPEQGLDEQQRGAPGRLRVPVGVVDRPSEQRRDLLIADLTGAGGHVGVGGAPQSGKSTLVRTLITGLALTHTPAEVQFYCLDFGGGSLAGLAGLPHVGGVVGRLDRERVTRTIAEVTDLLLRREQRFSALGLDSITEYRLRREQGTLPEGADDGYGDVFLVVDGWSTLHQDFDTLEAQFSDLATRGLNYGIHLIVTASRWSEIRPWLRDLLGTRFELHLGDPVDSEIGMRQAANVPAIPGRGLTRDALHFLAALPRIDGLARTGDLNETARELAEHSARAWPGPRAPKVRLLPTLLPAAELPAPDAPRRVALGLDEAQLDTVWHDFDQQPHLMIFGESESGKTNLLRLIARSIVRNNSADQARILLADTRRHLYDAVPPDIQVGYAVSTAALTDLVKQAVEAVTPRLPGPDITPDRLARRDWWAGPHLFVLIDDYDLLAGGYSSPLEPLLEALPQGSEVGLHLVLARTTSGASRAMMSDPALRRLWDLGTSALLFSYDKSEGVFLGEAKPLRLPPGRAQLVNRRLAPTLIHTALQPAGSD; this is encoded by the coding sequence ATGACCACGGTGATCTTCCGCCGGCCCGTGCGCCAGCCGGGCCCCCCACTGCCCCGGGGCGAGATGATCCTGCAGGAGCCGCCCACGCTGCCGGAGCTGAGCGGTGTCGACATGTCGTCGATGCTGACGTACCTGCCGATGGCGCTGGGCACCGGCGCGATGGCGCTGATCTTCATTCAGCCGGGTTCGTCGTCGCTGACCTATGTGGCTGGTGGCCTGATGGGTGTCTCAGGTCTGGGCATGCTGGTCAGCCAGCTGGGTCGCGGGGGCGGCGAGCGCAAGCAGCGGCTGCGCGGCGAGCGCCGTGACTACCTGCGCTACCTGGGGCAGATGCGCCGGCAGGTGCGGCAGCTGTCGGAGAAGCAGGCGGCGGCGCTGTTCTGGAACCATCCGGATCCCGAGGTGCTGTGGTCCCTGGCGGGCAACCGGCGGATGTGGGAGCGCCGCCCGACCGGTGGCGACTTCGCCGAGATCCGGCTCGGGCTGGGCAGCCAGCGGCTGACCGTGACGCTGACCCCGCCGCAGACCAAGCCGGTGGAGGATCTGGAGCCGCTGTCGGCGCGGGCGCTGCGCCGGTTCCTGCAGGCGCACTGGACGGTGCCCGGCACGCCGATCGCCGTGCAGTTGCGTGGTTTCGCGCGGGTCCTGGTGCAGTCCACCGACGAGCCCGCGGTGCCGCAGGAGGAGCGGCCCGGGGCGCTGCGGCCGCCGTCCGGTGAGCCCGGGCTGGACCTGGTGCGGGCGATGCTGGGTCAGCTGGTGACCTTCCACAGCCCGGACGATCTGCGCATCGTGGTGTGCGCGCCGGTCGAGCGGCACGCGCGCTGGGACTGGGTGAAGTGGCTGCCGCACGCGCAGCACCCGGGGCAGAGCGACGGCGCGGGCGCGGCGCGGCAGGTGGCGGAGTCGTTCGCCGACCTGGAGCGGCTGCTCGGCCCGACCTTCGCCGACCGGCCGCGGTTCGACGACCCGGCGCTGCCGAGCCGGGAGGAGCCGTACACGGTGATCGTCGTCGACGGGGTGCCGATCCCGCCGACGTCGCGGTTCGCGATGAGCAGCGTGCGCAACTGCACGATGATCGATCTCGGCGACTCGCTGCGCTGGGCGGTCGACCCGGTCACGTTGCGGCTGCTGGTGCGGCCCGACGTGATCGAGATGATCGGCGCCGACCCGCAGGGCCGCGACAGCGCGACCGCGCTGAGCACCCCGGACCGCCTGGGCGCGGACCACGCCCGGGTGCTGAGCCGCCGGCTGTCGCCGTACCGGCTGGGCTCCTCGGCGGAGACGGTCGACTCGCTGACCGTCGACCTGGACCTGACCGTGCTGCTGGGGCTCGGCGACGCCGAGTCGTTCGACCCGGCGGCGGCGCGCACGGGCCGCTCGCGCTGGGACCACATGCGGGTGCCGATCGGGATCTCGGCCAACGGGACCCCGGTGGAGCTGGACCTCAAGGAGGCCGCGCAGGGCGGCATGGGCCCGCACGGAATGATCATCGGGGCCACCGGTTCGGGCAAGAGCGAGCTGCTGCGCACCCTGGTGCTGGCGCTGGCGGTGACGCACAGCTCCGAGGTGCTCAACGTGATCCTGGTCGACTTCAAGGGCGGGGCCACGTTCCTGGGGCTGGAGACCCTGCCGCACACCTCCGCGCTGATCACCAACCTGGCCGACGAGCTGCCGCTGGTCGACCGGATGCAGGAGGCGCTGCAGGGCGAGCTGGTACGCCGCCAGGAGCTGCTGCGCCAGGCCGGGCACAGTTCGCTGCGCGACTACGAGAAGGCCCGCGCGGGCGGCGCGCCGCTGGCGCCGCTGCCCACGCTGCTGGTGGTGGTCGACGAGTTCAGCGAGCTGCTGGCCACCAAGCGCGAGTTCCTGGACACCTTCGTGATGATCGGGCGGTTGGGCCGCAGCCTCGGCGTGCACCTGCTGCTGGCCTCGCAGCGCCTGGACGAGGGCCGCATCCACCAGCTCGAGTCGCACCTGTCCTACCGCATCGGCCTGCGCACCTTCTCGGCCGGGGAGAGCCGCAGCGTGATCGGGGTGCCGGACGCGTACACCCTGCCGACCGCGCCGGGCAACGGCTACCTGCGCATCGACACCAACACCCTGGTCCGATTCAAGGCCGCGTACGTGTCGGCGCCACTGAAGCGGGCCGAGCGCCAGCAGCGCCAGGAACGGGCCCGGCTGGATCTGACCAGGTACGTGGTCGGGCATGTGCCGATGCCGGAGCACGCCACCGCGCCGGCGGCCCCGGTCGAGACCGCCGACGGCGAGGACGCCCAGGCGAGCGGGCCGCGTCTGCTCGACGTGATCGCGGGCCGGCTGCTCGGGCACGGCCCGCAGGCGCACCAGGTGTGGCTGCCGCCGCTGCAGGAACCGCCGACGCTGGACCAGCTGCTCCCGCCGGTGCGGATCACCGCGGAGCGGGGCCTGGGTGTCGTCCCGGAGCAGGGCCTCGACGAGCAGCAGCGCGGTGCCCCGGGCCGGCTGCGGGTGCCGGTCGGTGTCGTCGACCGCCCGTCGGAGCAGCGCCGGGACCTGCTCATCGCCGACCTGACCGGGGCCGGTGGCCATGTCGGTGTCGGCGGCGCGCCGCAGAGCGGCAAGAGCACCCTGGTCCGGACACTGATCACCGGGTTGGCGCTCACCCACACGCCGGCCGAGGTGCAGTTCTACTGCCTCGACTTCGGCGGCGGCAGCCTGGCCGGGCTGGCCGGGCTGCCACATGTCGGCGGTGTCGTCGGGCGGCTGGACCGGGAGCGGGTCACCCGCACCATCGCCGAGGTCACCGACCTGCTGCTGCGCCGCGAGCAGCGCTTCTCCGCCCTGGGCCTGGACAGCATCACCGAGTACCGGCTACGCCGCGAGCAGGGCACGCTGCCGGAGGGGGCCGACGACGGCTACGGCGACGTGTTCCTGGTCGTGGACGGCTGGTCGACGCTGCACCAGGACTTCGACACGCTGGAGGCGCAGTTCTCGGACCTGGCCACGCGGGGGCTCAACTACGGCATCCACCTGATCGTCACCGCCTCGCGCTGGTCGGAGATCCGGCCGTGGCTGCGTGACCTGCTCGGCACCCGGTTCGAGCTGCACCTGGGCGACCCGGTCGACTCCGAGATCGGGATGCGCCAGGCCGCCAACGTGCCGGCCATCCCCGGCCGCGGCCTGACCCGCGACGCGCTGCACTTCCTGGCGGCACTGCCCCGCATCGACGGGCTGGCGCGTACGGGTGACCTGAACGAGACCGCCCGCGAGCTGGCCGAGCACAGTGCGCGGGCCTGGCCGGGCCCGCGGGCGCCCAAGGTGCGCCTGCTGCCGACCCTGCTGCCGGCCGCCGAGCTGCCCGCACCCGACGCGCCCCGGCGGGTGGCGCTGGGGCTGGACGAGGCGCAGCTCGACACGGTCTGGCACGACTTCGACCAGCAGCCCCACCTGATGATCTTCGGGGAGTCCGAGTCGGGCAAGACGAACCTGCTGCGGCTGATCGCCCGCAGCATCGTGCGCAACAACTCGGCCGACCAGGCGCGCATCCTGCTGGCCGACACCCGCCGCCACCTCTACGACGCAGTGCCGCCCGACATCCAGGTCGGCTACGCGGTCTCCACCGCGGCGCTGACCGATCTGGTCAAGCAGGCCGTGGAGGCGGTCACCCCGCGCCTG